A window of Auraticoccus monumenti contains these coding sequences:
- a CDS encoding serine hydrolase domain-containing protein — protein sequence MTPDRTRVDAAVRAVLDGVDADPRYAHTSHLHVRLAGEMVVDEHRHGPLVGDVFSVTKTVLGLTLGRMAALGLLPDLDRPVADVLPVLGGTTAEMHTWRHLRTMTRGAEVDGPWDVDTVTALPGGQVEHVARAPQRTPPGERFCYDNGSSHLVAAAAGAVLAEPVSDFAARELFAPLGITTTRWDRDPDGVPFGYAHLRIGAADLGRLGQLVLDGGRTEGATLVDPGFLADMTRAHTPGGPPEDLGYGHLVWVDDDVVMAGGWAGQHVLVLPRAEAVVVVTGDPHFDAGPPPRDDLSPDWAPALHLVRRHLLPVLHG from the coding sequence GTGACCCCCGACCGGACCCGCGTCGACGCGGCCGTCCGTGCCGTCCTCGACGGGGTCGACGCCGATCCCCGCTACGCCCACACCAGCCACCTGCACGTCCGGCTGGCCGGTGAGATGGTGGTCGACGAGCACCGGCACGGGCCGCTGGTCGGCGACGTCTTCTCGGTGACCAAGACGGTGCTCGGACTCACCCTGGGCCGGATGGCGGCGCTCGGGCTCCTCCCCGACCTGGACCGTCCGGTCGCCGACGTCCTGCCCGTGCTGGGAGGCACCACCGCCGAGATGCACACGTGGCGGCACCTGCGGACCATGACGCGCGGGGCCGAGGTGGATGGTCCCTGGGACGTCGACACGGTCACCGCGCTGCCGGGCGGGCAGGTCGAGCACGTCGCCCGGGCACCGCAGCGGACGCCGCCCGGCGAGCGGTTCTGCTACGACAACGGGTCCTCCCACCTGGTCGCGGCGGCGGCCGGTGCCGTCCTCGCCGAGCCGGTGTCGGACTTCGCCGCCCGCGAGCTGTTCGCGCCGCTCGGCATCACCACCACCCGGTGGGACCGCGACCCCGACGGGGTGCCGTTCGGCTACGCGCACCTCCGCATCGGCGCCGCCGACCTGGGCCGGCTCGGCCAGCTGGTGCTCGACGGCGGTCGTACCGAGGGCGCCACCCTGGTGGACCCCGGCTTCCTGGCCGACATGACCCGGGCCCACACGCCGGGCGGGCCGCCGGAGGACCTCGGCTACGGGCACCTGGTCTGGGTCGACGACGACGTGGTGATGGCGGGCGGCTGGGCCGGCCAGCACGTGCTCGTGCTCCCCCGGGCCGAGGCGGTCGTCGTGGTCACCGGCGACCCGCACTTCGACGCCGGGCCACCGCCGCGCGACGACCTGTCGCCGGACTGGGCTCCCGCGCTGCACCTGGTCCGACGGCACCTGCTGCCCGTGCTGCACGGCTGA
- a CDS encoding CPBP family intramembrane glutamic endopeptidase, whose translation MTTTTTTTTRPSWLLQDDAPVSSPRVPPGVEYHRVYAGERRRILRGVLAIVLLFVGLVAFAQLALLGAGLIDAQLGRTGPSPLQHAAGAVGLAALIPYSMLLQRVLYGLPAGSLHSVAGRFRFAVLGRSLLAFGPLLVVLIAVNFLVPGERVAWSTVDLVALFVIGVLLTPLAAAGEEYGLRGLIFRVLGGWTRGARSGAVLGIVVTTVLFSLAHGTLDPYLLSSYLILFSTMAFVTWRTGGLEVAVVLHVVYNVTSLLLATTLHIDLFGALAGRGEAVGSIASLIPGAGLVLIAVVVWWTTRTSGPARTPAA comes from the coding sequence ATGACCACCACCACCACGACCACCACCCGCCCCAGCTGGCTGCTGCAGGACGACGCACCCGTCTCCTCGCCACGGGTTCCGCCGGGCGTCGAGTACCACCGCGTCTACGCCGGCGAGAGACGCCGCATCCTGCGCGGCGTCCTCGCGATCGTGCTGCTCTTCGTCGGACTGGTCGCCTTCGCCCAGCTCGCCCTGCTCGGCGCCGGGCTCATCGACGCCCAGCTCGGCCGCACCGGGCCCTCCCCTCTGCAGCACGCCGCCGGCGCGGTCGGCCTCGCCGCGCTGATCCCCTACAGCATGCTGCTCCAGCGTGTGCTCTACGGGCTGCCCGCCGGCTCGCTGCACTCCGTGGCCGGACGCTTCCGCTTCGCAGTCCTCGGCCGTTCGCTGCTCGCCTTCGGGCCCCTGCTCGTCGTCCTGATCGCGGTGAACTTCCTCGTGCCCGGGGAGAGGGTGGCCTGGTCGACGGTCGACCTCGTCGCCCTGTTCGTGATCGGCGTGCTCCTCACCCCCCTCGCCGCGGCCGGTGAGGAGTACGGACTCCGCGGACTGATCTTCCGCGTGCTCGGCGGGTGGACGCGCGGCGCCCGTTCCGGTGCCGTCCTGGGCATCGTCGTCACGACCGTCCTGTTCTCCCTCGCCCACGGCACCCTCGACCCTTACCTGCTGTCCTCCTACCTGATCCTGTTCTCCACGATGGCCTTCGTCACCTGGCGCACCGGTGGGCTGGAGGTCGCCGTCGTCCTGCACGTCGTCTACAACGTCACGAGCCTCCTCCTCGCCACGACCCTGCACATCGACCTCTTCGGCGCCCTCGCCGGCCGCGGTGAGGCGGTGGGCTCCATCGCCAGCCTGATCCCTGGCGCCGGCCTCGTCCTCATCGCCGTCGTCGTCTGGTGGACGACCCGCACGTCAGGCCCCGCGCGCACACCCGCAGCCTGA
- a CDS encoding lamin tail domain-containing protein, with protein sequence MRRPLARALGAALLVLLSLAGALLPTVEAEAASAVQLRTWVADPSGSDTRSNSHLNKETIVLTNTTSKSVAMAGYRLKDAQNHTFVFPKGFTLKARASVTVHTGSGTNTGGHLYWKQKNYVWNNTGDTATLLKPTGSTALDRCTYKKVSSGTVKC encoded by the coding sequence GTGCGTCGTCCTCTCGCCCGCGCCCTCGGCGCTGCCCTCCTCGTCCTGCTGTCCCTCGCCGGCGCCCTGCTGCCGACGGTGGAGGCCGAGGCGGCCTCGGCCGTCCAGCTCCGCACCTGGGTCGCCGACCCCTCGGGCAGCGACACCCGCAGCAACAGCCACCTCAACAAGGAGACCATCGTCCTGACCAACACCACCTCGAAGTCGGTGGCGATGGCGGGGTACCGGCTCAAGGACGCGCAGAACCACACCTTCGTCTTCCCCAAGGGCTTCACCCTCAAGGCCAGGGCCTCGGTCACCGTGCACACCGGCAGCGGCACCAACACCGGCGGGCACCTGTACTGGAAGCAGAAGAACTACGTCTGGAACAACACCGGCGACACCGCCACCCTGCTCAAGCCCACCGGCAGCACGGCGCTGGACCGCTGCACCTACAAGAAGGTCAGCTCGGGCACGGTGAAGTGCTGA
- a CDS encoding VOC family protein — MDRPRIRLTSVTITTPRPRELAAFWSTLLGWPVSVEEPAGDGEPEEAGWAQVRPPAGENGFTLNFEYERSWTRPVWPSAAGHQNATEHLDVEVDDLDTAVAWALECGAELAGDQPQTDVRVLLDPDGHPFCFF; from the coding sequence ATGGACAGACCACGGATCCGGCTGACGTCGGTCACCATCACCACGCCCCGCCCCCGTGAGCTCGCGGCCTTCTGGTCCACCCTGCTCGGGTGGCCGGTGTCGGTCGAGGAGCCGGCCGGCGACGGCGAGCCGGAGGAGGCGGGCTGGGCCCAGGTGCGACCACCGGCCGGGGAGAACGGCTTCACGCTGAACTTCGAGTACGAGCGCAGCTGGACCCGCCCGGTCTGGCCGAGCGCCGCGGGCCACCAGAACGCCACCGAGCACCTCGACGTCGAGGTGGACGACCTGGACACCGCGGTCGCCTGGGCGCTGGAGTGCGGCGCGGAGCTGGCCGGGGACCAGCCGCAGACCGACGTCCGGGTCCTGCTCGACCCGGACGGTCACCCCTTCTGCTTCTTCTGA
- a CDS encoding TetR/AcrR family transcriptional regulator, whose amino-acid sequence MPERSKEPDTRDKILIAAATMLGEDPTARLSVRAVAARAGVSTGSLRHFFPTQRALVETVVAGLYELDIPDDPISEEGRTPAERLLGCLQQMLAQIGTGDRARQYWRGMYEAYVAPSPTDDEAATYLALERVGLRRLERWLGVLVAEGAAPAGAVEQRARFLGTVLDGLVAGRVLPGDTVRLGFESDTLRLAVEAVLSEPAGGPQRDQ is encoded by the coding sequence ATGCCGGAGCGGTCGAAGGAACCGGACACGCGGGACAAGATCCTGATCGCGGCGGCGACCATGCTGGGTGAGGACCCGACCGCGCGGTTGAGCGTCCGTGCGGTCGCCGCCCGGGCGGGGGTGAGCACGGGTTCGCTCCGTCACTTCTTCCCCACGCAACGGGCGCTGGTCGAGACCGTGGTCGCCGGCCTCTACGAGCTCGACATCCCTGACGACCCGATCTCCGAGGAGGGGCGGACGCCGGCGGAGCGCCTCCTCGGGTGCCTGCAGCAGATGCTGGCCCAGATCGGCACGGGGGACCGGGCGCGCCAGTACTGGCGCGGCATGTACGAGGCCTACGTCGCCCCGAGCCCCACCGACGACGAGGCCGCGACGTACCTCGCCCTCGAGCGGGTGGGTCTCCGCCGCCTCGAGCGGTGGCTGGGCGTGCTCGTGGCCGAGGGCGCGGCCCCCGCGGGTGCGGTCGAGCAGCGGGCCCGGTTCCTGGGCACCGTCCTCGACGGACTCGTCGCGGGACGGGTTCTTCCCGGCGACACCGTGCGGCTCGGGTTCGAGTCCGACACGCTCCGCCTGGCCGTCGAGGCGGTGCTCAGTGAGCCCGCCGGAGGTCCGCAACGGGATCAGTGA
- a CDS encoding SDR family NAD(P)-dependent oxidoreductase, translating into MDRPLHRFTDRTALVSGGGHGIGRACVHRLADEGARVVCADLDLEAAERVAAEVREAGREAHAVHVDVTSSDSVDAAVARAVELLGGLDVLVNTAGGGRIHPDFPETSDEVWHQQLDLNLMSVVRTVRAALPHLLDGGGSVVSTSSVNAVTPIGSEPYSSAKAALDVLTQNLAREHGPAGVRFNLVLPGTIRTRVWDDQAETLERFSRAYPLGRVGQPEDVAAAVAFLSSDDAAWITGVALRVDGGLLVRGAMDRA; encoded by the coding sequence ATGGACCGACCGCTGCACCGCTTCACCGACCGCACCGCCCTCGTCTCCGGCGGGGGCCACGGCATCGGACGCGCGTGCGTCCACCGGCTGGCCGACGAGGGCGCCCGGGTGGTCTGCGCCGACCTCGATCTCGAGGCCGCCGAGCGGGTCGCGGCGGAGGTCAGGGAGGCCGGGCGCGAGGCGCACGCCGTCCACGTCGACGTCACCTCCAGCGACTCGGTGGACGCGGCCGTCGCCCGTGCCGTCGAGCTGCTGGGCGGGCTCGACGTGCTGGTCAACACCGCCGGCGGCGGACGGATCCACCCCGACTTCCCCGAGACCTCCGACGAGGTGTGGCACCAGCAGCTCGACCTCAACCTGATGAGCGTGGTCCGCACCGTGCGTGCCGCCCTGCCGCACCTGCTCGACGGGGGCGGCAGCGTGGTCTCCACCAGCTCGGTCAACGCGGTGACGCCGATCGGCTCCGAGCCCTACTCCAGCGCCAAGGCCGCCCTGGACGTCCTGACCCAGAACCTGGCCCGGGAGCACGGTCCGGCCGGGGTCCGGTTCAACCTGGTGCTGCCGGGGACGATCCGGACCCGGGTGTGGGACGACCAGGCCGAGACGCTGGAGCGCTTCTCCCGGGCCTACCCGCTGGGACGCGTCGGCCAGCCCGAGGACGTCGCGGCCGCCGTGGCCTTCCTCAGCTCCGACGACGCCGCCTGGATCACCGGCGTGGCGCTGCGGGTGGACGGCGGGCTGCTGGTCCGGGGGGCGATGGACCGGGCGTGA